The proteins below come from a single Tissierella sp. MB52-C2 genomic window:
- a CDS encoding transporter substrate-binding domain-containing protein: MYKRQSLIILIIIFSIFTLGFTNDIQDIKMKPLKIGGDNNYPPYEFIDNNQNFRGFNVDIIRAIAIELGLEIELIPNDWDNTMISLKNGEIDGIQGMTITPERSRTYDFTEEIVINSQNIFVLKDTSYIKDIRDLDGKRVAIQANDVTNEIIRSIPNLDIIEKVNQLEALESLLSGEVDAFIGNRLTGIFYVQTFDLTETVKIVGEPLYTTKYSIAVKKGDTELLNILNTGLKAIKDNGTYDKIYTKWFGENIFDVSQKWKNLFSTALVALLLSSIFIYVIYYWNRRLKEEVDIRTKEVIALNNIAMQNDKMQSLGKLSASIAHELRNPLTSIKAFVDLIPLKYEDERFRDELIKVVPNEVKRLDELVSSLLDYSKPKSPKPSKIILDNILSEILTLLKQKIREKNIQIFTKSTDICFYADIPQMKQILINIILNSIDAIEDNGKIEISGSVENSKAVIKIKDNGIGVPDEMLNKLFDPFITSKKTGYGIGLSVTHRLVNENNGEIKLNSELSKGTEVILYMPRVLQIGDDNNV; this comes from the coding sequence ATGTACAAGAGACAAAGTTTAATTATATTGATAATTATATTTTCCATATTTACCCTTGGATTTACTAATGATATACAGGATATTAAAATGAAACCTCTTAAAATAGGCGGAGATAATAATTATCCACCTTATGAATTCATAGACAATAACCAAAACTTCAGAGGATTTAATGTAGATATAATAAGAGCTATAGCCATAGAATTGGGATTGGAAATTGAGTTAATACCTAATGATTGGGATAATACTATGATTTCTTTAAAAAATGGAGAGATAGATGGTATTCAAGGTATGACAATAACTCCCGAACGTAGCAGAACCTATGATTTTACTGAAGAAATAGTTATAAACTCTCAAAATATTTTTGTTCTGAAAGATACTAGCTATATAAAAGATATTAGAGACTTAGATGGGAAAAGAGTAGCTATCCAAGCAAACGATGTTACTAATGAAATCATTAGATCCATTCCTAATCTAGATATTATAGAAAAAGTAAATCAATTAGAGGCCCTAGAATCCTTATTATCTGGGGAAGTAGATGCCTTTATAGGAAATAGACTCACTGGAATTTTTTATGTTCAAACCTTTGATTTAACAGAAACCGTTAAAATAGTAGGAGAACCCCTTTATACTACTAAATATAGCATTGCAGTAAAAAAGGGAGATACTGAACTTTTAAATATTCTAAATACTGGTTTGAAAGCCATCAAAGATAATGGAACCTATGATAAAATCTATACCAAATGGTTTGGTGAGAATATTTTTGATGTAAGTCAGAAATGGAAAAATCTTTTCTCCACTGCTTTAGTAGCTCTTCTTCTTTCTAGTATCTTCATATATGTTATATATTATTGGAATAGAAGGCTAAAGGAAGAAGTAGACATTAGAACTAAAGAAGTAATTGCCTTAAATAATATTGCAATGCAAAATGATAAAATGCAATCATTGGGAAAGTTATCTGCCAGTATTGCTCATGAACTTAGAAATCCATTGACTTCTATAAAAGCTTTCGTTGATTTAATTCCCTTAAAATATGAGGATGAAAGATTTAGAGACGAGTTGATTAAAGTAGTTCCAAATGAAGTTAAAAGATTAGATGAGCTAGTTAGTTCTTTATTAGATTATTCAAAGCCCAAAAGCCCAAAGCCATCTAAAATCATATTGGATAATATTTTGTCTGAAATTTTAACATTACTCAAACAAAAAATTAGAGAAAAAAATATTCAAATATTTACTAAGAGTACGGATATTTGTTTTTATGCAGATATACCTCAAATGAAGCAAATTCTTATTAATATTATTCTCAATAGTATTGATGCTATAGAAGATAATGGTAAAATAGAAATATCAGGATCTGTGGAAAATTCTAAGGCTGTCATAAAAATTAAGGACAATGGAATTGGAGTACCTGATGAAATGTTAAATAAATTATTTGATCCCTTTATTACTTCTAAAAAAACCGGCTATGGTATAGGTCTTTCAGTAACCCATAGGCTAGTCAATGAAAATAATGGGGAAATAAAATTAAATAGTGAACTTAGTAAAGGAACTGAGGTTATTCTTTATATGCCTAGAGTTTTACAAATTGGAGATGATAACAATGTATAA
- a CDS encoding ABC transporter substrate-binding protein, with protein sequence MKKNAFIAIMLILVVSLSACSGGGGGNSNSTELYIASANPMTGDSAQFGDMKVKAIELALDEVNKAGGIDGKQVKLIVGDDTGNPKEAPNVAQKFAGDNKVLAVIGHWNSSCTLAARGIYEAAGIPVITDSVNKQITDGSTPHLYRISLTDTTQAKNLAQYAYNVLGKKKAAILFTANDFGTGLKNDFTEEFEGLGGKVVASETYFEGQSKDFSPQLTKIKGENPDIMFVAGYYVETALIAQQAGPAGLNVPMIGTEGISSDELIKLGGDAVEGIRFAAFFHKDVEFPGTKEFVESFRAKYNKEPDNYAALAYDSAKLILEGMKQNGATRDGITKYLQEVKEFPGVAGPISFENNDVTRSILILEVKDGQIVLSEDQLN encoded by the coding sequence ATGAAAAAAAACGCTTTTATAGCAATTATGTTGATCTTAGTAGTTTCACTATCTGCATGTAGTGGTGGGGGTGGAGGAAACAGCAACTCTACAGAATTATATATAGCATCAGCTAACCCTATGACAGGTGACTCAGCTCAATTTGGTGATATGAAAGTTAAAGCAATAGAATTAGCATTAGATGAAGTAAATAAAGCAGGTGGTATTGATGGTAAACAAGTAAAATTAATTGTTGGTGACGATACAGGAAATCCTAAAGAAGCACCAAACGTAGCTCAAAAGTTTGCAGGAGATAATAAAGTTTTAGCAGTAATTGGTCACTGGAACAGTTCTTGTACATTAGCAGCAAGGGGAATTTATGAGGCTGCTGGTATACCAGTTATTACAGACTCAGTTAATAAACAAATAACTGATGGAAGTACACCTCATTTATATCGTATATCATTAACAGATACTACACAGGCGAAAAACTTAGCACAATATGCTTACAATGTATTAGGTAAGAAAAAGGCTGCAATATTGTTTACAGCCAACGATTTTGGTACAGGACTTAAAAATGACTTTACAGAAGAGTTTGAAGGTCTAGGCGGAAAAGTTGTAGCATCAGAAACATATTTTGAAGGACAATCAAAAGACTTCAGCCCTCAGCTTACAAAAATTAAAGGTGAAAATCCAGATATAATGTTTGTTGCAGGATATTATGTAGAGACAGCTTTAATAGCACAACAGGCAGGACCAGCAGGATTAAATGTTCCAATGATAGGAACAGAGGGAATCAGTTCAGATGAATTAATTAAATTAGGTGGAGATGCAGTTGAAGGAATAAGATTCGCAGCTTTCTTCCACAAAGATGTAGAGTTCCCAGGAACAAAGGAATTTGTAGAATCATTTAGAGCTAAATATAATAAAGAACCTGATAACTATGCAGCATTAGCTTATGACTCAGCAAAACTTATTCTTGAAGGTATGAAACAAAATGGAGCAACAAGAGATGGTATAACTAAATATTTACAAGAAGTTAAGGAGTTCCCTGGAGTAGCAGGACCAATATCCTTTGAAAATAATGATGTAACAAGAAGTATTTTAATATTAGAAGTTAAAGATGGACAAATTGTTTTATCAGAGGATCAATTAAACTAA
- a CDS encoding branched-chain amino acid ABC transporter permease, translating into MFMEHLSNGIALGSIYALTAIGFTMVYGIIRLINFAHGDVYMIGAFLTYTGLTLFNMPIALAFLFGMAGASIFGIAIAKFAYSPVFKAPKINLFLSAVGMGIFLENFAMLIWGPETQSFPNVINNKVFSFLGIRVNTIQLIILGTTIVLVAILTYIVQYTRIGRAMRCVSQDMDVSRLMGINTNKIVYFTFGLGSALGAAAGTLVAIYYKAAYPMMGYVPGLKAFIAAVIGGIGSIPGAMLGGIIMGVSESLGAGYISSGYRDAIAFIILIIILILKPEGLLGKGIKEKV; encoded by the coding sequence ATGTTTATGGAGCATTTAAGTAATGGTATAGCTTTAGGTAGTATTTATGCCCTAACTGCTATAGGATTTACTATGGTCTATGGTATCATCAGACTTATAAACTTTGCCCATGGTGATGTTTATATGATTGGTGCTTTCTTAACATATACAGGATTGACACTATTTAATATGCCAATAGCCCTTGCTTTCTTATTTGGAATGGCTGGCGCATCTATATTTGGTATAGCCATAGCAAAATTTGCTTATAGTCCTGTATTTAAGGCACCTAAGATAAATCTATTTTTATCTGCAGTAGGAATGGGAATATTCTTGGAGAACTTTGCCATGCTTATATGGGGTCCAGAGACTCAATCATTTCCAAATGTAATCAACAATAAGGTATTTAGTTTTTTAGGAATAAGAGTTAATACTATTCAGTTAATAATTTTAGGTACAACAATTGTTTTAGTTGCAATATTAACTTATATAGTACAATATACAAGAATAGGACGTGCCATGAGATGTGTATCTCAAGATATGGATGTTTCAAGGCTTATGGGAATCAATACAAATAAAATAGTATACTTTACTTTCGGACTTGGTTCAGCCCTTGGAGCTGCTGCAGGTACTTTAGTTGCAATATACTATAAGGCAGCATATCCTATGATGGGTTATGTACCAGGATTAAAGGCGTTTATTGCAGCTGTAATAGGCGGTATAGGTAGTATTCCAGGTGCAATGCTTGGAGGTATTATAATGGGAGTATCAGAGAGTTTAGGTGCAGGATATATCTCTTCAGGATATAGAGATGCCATAGCTTTTATAATCTTAATAATTATCCTTATTCTAAAACCTGAAGGCTTATTAGGTAAGGGCATTAAAGAAAAGGTATAG